Proteins encoded together in one Mastomys coucha isolate ucsf_1 unplaced genomic scaffold, UCSF_Mcou_1 pScaffold16, whole genome shotgun sequence window:
- the LOC116094052 gene encoding TD and POZ domain-containing protein 5-like: MSGDMDATGRGYTHIRLQKFCYKWTISNFSFFMDGIKGKITSPVFSLEAGDELAWCLVVHPNGVDEESKDYLSVHLGLLSCPERPVWAKFQFWIINSQGEKSQSKKSTIVYSFQRNQYKGFKKFILRDFLFSDPLWFLPEDQLTLCCNVNIVGDFFSIPRQNVTPAIKDPRHTLADDLGELWENSLFTDCSLFVAGHEFRAHKAILAARSPVFRAMFQHEMKESLTNQVEIHDLDPQVFKELMGFIYTEKAPHLHSHSMAAGVLTAADKYGLEGLMVMCEEALCRNLSVENAAHTLILADFHGTKQLKTQALDFIALHASEVSETSGWKSMVKTHPRLLAEAFQSLASAHSVSWSHHSNT; this comes from the coding sequence ATGTCAGGGGACATGGATGCCACTGGGCGGGGCTACACACATATCAGACTTCAGAAATTTTGCTACAAATGGACCATCAGcaacttttcatttttcatggATGGAATTAAGGGAAAGATCACAAGCCCAGTGTTCTCATTAGAGGCTGGTGATGAATTGGCATGGTGTTTGGTAGTACACCCAAATGGAGTTGACGAAGAAAGCAAAGATTACCTGTCAGTTCACCTAGGATTGCTCAGCTGTCCAGAGCGCCCAGTTTGGGCAAAGTTCCAGTTCTGGATCATAAATTCCCAAGGAGAAAAATCTCAAAGTAAGAAGAGCACAATTGTCTATAGCTTTCAGCGAAACCAATACAAGGGATTCAAAAAGTTCATCCTTCGAGATTTCCTCTTCTCTGATCCACTCTGGTTTCTCCCTGAAGACCAGCTCACCCTCTGCTGCAATGTCAACATAGTAGGAGACTTCTTTAGCATTCCTAGACAGAACGTGACACCTGCAATCAAGGATCCAAGACACACGTTGGCAGATGACCTAGGGGAGCTGTGGGAAAATTCCCTGTTCACAGACTGCTCCCTGTTTGTAGCTGGCCATGAATTCAGGGCTCACAAGGCCATCCTAGCAGCTCGATCTCCAGTTTTCAGAGCCATGTTTCAACATGAAATGAAGGAGAGCCTAACAAACCAAGTTGAAATCCATGACTTAGATCCCCAAGTCTTCAAGGAGCTGATGGGCTTCATTTACACAGAGAAGGCACCACACCTCCACAGTCACTCCATGGCCGCTGGTGTGCTGACAGCTGCTGACAAGTATGGGCTGGAGGGCTTGATGGTCATGTGTGAGGAGGCCCTCTGCAGGAACCTCTCTGTGGAAAATGCTGCACACACTCTCATCCTGGCTGACTTCCACGGCACAAAGCAGCTGAAGACTCAGGCCCTGGATTTCATTGCACTTCATGCTTCTGAGGTCTCTGAGACCTCAGGGTGGAAATCAATGGTGAAAACACATCCCCGCTTGCTGGCTGAAGCATTCCAGTCCCTGGCTTCTGCACACAGTGTTTCTTGGAGCCATCACTCAAACACCTAA